The following are from one region of the Sebaldella sp. S0638 genome:
- a CDS encoding phage antirepressor KilAC domain-containing protein, producing the protein MNELQVFKNEKFGRIRTLEIENKICFVGKDIAEALNYKETHKAILKHVDEDDRIKHPVIDDLGREQLSWVINESGLYSLILSSKMKEAKIFKSWVTSEVLPSIKNHGAYITSEKIEEILNNPDTIIRLATNLKEEQEKIRGLEYELKKNEPKINYYDRVLNSKDTKTATELGQEFGMTAYKLNKFLISMGVLSERYGKIYINGAFVDKGYHEIKKYPYKNSHGIEKVNEYLVWTQRGKEFIYGLLKKNLMIS; encoded by the coding sequence ATGAATGAGTTACAAGTATTTAAAAATGAAAAATTTGGAAGAATAAGAACTTTAGAAATAGAAAATAAAATATGCTTTGTAGGAAAAGATATTGCAGAAGCATTAAATTATAAAGAAACACATAAGGCAATATTAAAACACGTAGATGAGGATGACAGGATAAAACATCCCGTCATAGATGACTTAGGAAGAGAACAGTTAAGTTGGGTAATAAATGAGAGCGGTTTATATAGTTTAATACTAAGTTCAAAGATGAAAGAGGCGAAAATATTTAAAAGCTGGGTTACAAGTGAAGTATTACCAAGTATAAAAAATCACGGTGCTTATATAACAAGTGAAAAAATAGAAGAAATATTAAATAATCCTGATACCATAATAAGATTAGCGACTAATTTAAAAGAAGAACAGGAAAAAATAAGAGGTCTGGAATATGAGCTTAAGAAAAATGAGCCTAAAATAAATTACTATGACAGGGTATTAAATTCAAAAGATACAAAGACAGCAACAGAATTAGGACAAGAATTTGGAATGACAGCCTATAAGTTGAATAAATTTCTAATATCAATGGGAGTATTAAGCGAACGGTATGGGAAAATTTATATAAATGGGGCATTTGTAGATAAGGGATATCACGAAATAAAAAAATACCCTTATAAAAATAGTCATGGAATTGAAAAAGTAAATGAATATCTTGTCTGGACACAGAGAGGTAAGGAATTTATATATGGGCTATTAAAGAAAAATCTTATGATAAGTTAG
- the dcm gene encoding DNA (cytosine-5-)-methyltransferase, which yields MNKIKIIELFAGLGAPRKALNNLNIDHEVVGFSEIDKYAEISYRAIHKDLITPNLGDIRKIKELPENDLITYGFPCQDISVAGYGKGIKEGTRSGLLLEVERLLNIAADKNKLPKYLLMENVDALLSKKHIKDFENWLVKLESLGYRNFYKILNARDYNIPQNRNRVFCVSVRENNFKYVFPEKRVLKLKLSDLLEDEVLEKYYLRAEKVQAFLEKYNYEIKDLETGIYPCVTPDRLEKRQNGRRFKGDNEEMFTLTTQDRHGIIKIGSLTDRDSQGERVYTTDMAVTLNANGGGLGAKTGLYLINKDISYCIDANYTKGTTLEDYFKKKRRQLVSDKTFGIRRLTPQECFRLMGFSDHDYERVRLAGISDSQAYKQAGNSIVVNVLEAIFETLFIENSKNQSSEYRLF from the coding sequence ATGAACAAAATAAAAATAATTGAATTATTTGCGGGGTTAGGAGCACCACGAAAAGCATTGAATAATCTAAATATAGATCATGAAGTAGTGGGATTTTCTGAAATAGATAAATATGCAGAGATTAGCTACAGGGCAATACATAAAGATTTAATAACTCCTAATTTAGGGGATATTAGAAAAATAAAAGAATTGCCTGAAAATGACTTAATAACTTATGGTTTTCCATGTCAGGATATAAGTGTGGCAGGATATGGTAAAGGAATAAAAGAAGGAACTAGAAGCGGATTATTACTTGAAGTGGAACGGTTATTAAATATTGCAGCAGATAAAAATAAACTGCCAAAATATTTATTAATGGAAAATGTAGATGCCTTATTATCAAAAAAGCATATAAAAGATTTTGAAAATTGGTTGGTAAAACTGGAAAGCTTGGGATATAGAAACTTTTATAAGATATTAAATGCTAGAGACTATAATATACCACAGAATAGAAATAGAGTATTTTGTGTAAGTGTTAGAGAGAATAATTTTAAATATGTTTTTCCAGAAAAAAGAGTGCTGAAATTAAAATTAAGTGATTTACTAGAAGATGAAGTACTAGAAAAGTATTATTTAAGAGCTGAAAAAGTACAAGCTTTTTTAGAAAAATATAATTATGAAATAAAAGATCTTGAAACAGGAATATATCCATGTGTGACACCAGACAGGCTTGAAAAACGTCAAAATGGAAGAAGATTTAAAGGCGATAATGAGGAAATGTTCACACTTACCACACAAGATAGACACGGAATAATAAAAATAGGGAGTTTAACAGACAGAGATTCTCAAGGAGAAAGAGTATATACAACAGATATGGCGGTAACCTTAAATGCGAATGGCGGAGGATTGGGAGCAAAGACAGGTTTATATCTGATAAATAAAGATATAAGTTATTGTATAGATGCTAATTATACGAAGGGAACGACATTAGAGGATTATTTCAAAAAGAAAAGACGTCAGTTGGTATCGGATAAAACTTTTGGAATTAGGAGATTAACTCCACAAGAATGTTTTAGACTAATGGGATTTTCAGACCATGATTATGAAAGAGTAAGACTGGCAGGAATAAGTGATTCGCAGGCATATAAGCAAGCTGGTAACAGTATAGTTGTAAATGTACTAGAAGCAATATTTGAAACTTTATTTATTGAAAATAGTAAAAATCAAAGTAGTGAATATAGATTATTTTAA